Genomic segment of Pochonia chlamydosporia 170 chromosome 1, whole genome shotgun sequence:
CAGTCCTTTGATCTTTTCGGTTCCATCCTGGTTATCTCGTCATGTGTTCTAATTGTCTTTGCGTTTCAGAATGTTGGTGTGTCCCTTAGAAGCATCTGGGCCGATGCCGTATTTGTTGCACCAGTTGCCATTGGATTGGTATCCATGATTTGTCTATTCTCGTGGACATACTTGGTTGAGTTTGGAGCTCTGTCACATCACAAAATCATTGCGGCCTTCCCCGTATCCCTATTCAAGTCTCGCTCCTACACCTCTGGCGTCATCACCACGCTACTTTTGGGATTTCCAGTGCTCCTCACCTTGTTCTCGGTGCCGCTTCGGGCTCAGATAGTCAGTGAGAAGGATCccttgacagcctcattGGCCTTGCTCCCCATGCTGGGAGCAAGTGCTGTGGGCTGTGTTCTTGCTGTGTTATTCAACTTCAGGAAGGCATTTCCCTGTGAATCTATGACCGCAGGCGCCATCCTATCAGTTGTGGGATGTGCCTTGCTCACAACCGTTCACTCTTCAGATGACGATACGAAGTTGCTGGCATATCTTGCGGTGCTTGGCCTCGGCACTGGACTGGCCGTTACGGTTGCCACGTTGCAAACCGCACTTGTAATTCCCCCAAGGAATCACGGTATGGAAACCTGTGTCAAATTTCCAGAGTCAAGCTTTGTTATCTCGTTGGACTAATATTTCGCAGCCCCAGCACAAGGAATCGTATCACAAGCCCGAGTTCTGGGGGGTAGTTTTGGCATTGCCATGTCGTCGGTTCTTTTGCATAACGAAATCACACGAGTGATTTCTGGGTCACTCACTCCAGAACTGGGGTCCATgcttggagaagttgaagctAAGCTTCCGCCTGAACTGCGAGTGATGATCAAGCAATCTTGTGCCAGGACGTTTCGGCAAGGCATGCTTGTTGCGGCCATCATCTCTGGTGTAGCAGTGTTGACGGCGGCCACGGGCTACAGTAATTTTCACCCAAATCCTAGACAATATCGAATCGAGATGGTACGAGCGGATGCTTTTGAGAGGCAGAATGGGATACAGGAATAAAGTTGCTATGACTATACTACATCAAATAAATGAGTCAGGTGTAACACGATACCGAACCCGTGCAGGTGGATGCCTAGACATCTCGAAAACTGTCGATAGATGGAACAGAGAGATGATCTTAAAAAAGCGCCAAATGCTTGAACAGGGTAATGAAACTTACAATAACACAGATTCACTTTGCATCAATGCATTCTCTGACTGAACAGTCCATGATCTCGAATATCAATCACGTGAACGCGGCAACTTTTGCCTTTGTCCCACAATTGAAGCGCTCATCCAACattgtcatttctttttcttaCACCAATTTGAAACCTCATGCGAACTACAATCATGGGTCAAAACACAGAACTGCAACCGGCTCCCGTCGAGCGTCTTTCTGTCGAGCTCGTTCGAATGATACTCTCCGATCTGCCCGATGTATCCTCCCTGCAGGCGGCAGCCTTGTCATGTCCGCTGTTTTACAAAGCATTTTCGGGGGCAGAAAATACCATCACAACACAGGTGTTGCTCAGAAATATTGACAAGAGCCTGTTACCCGAAGTACTACTTGCATTTAAGTCCTCCGGTTTGCACTGGCGTCGCATGAGGGATAATCGCAGACAGGCCGTTGCCGACTTCATCACTCAAAACCTTCATCAGCGGACGGTTCTGCCCCCCTCCTGGCCACTTCGGAAAGCAATTCACTTTGAACGGCTTAACTTTTGCGTCAAAGAGTTGACCGAGATGTTTATTCAAGCAACTCTAACTAGGAATCCCATAAATCAGtccaaagctgctgccaCTTGTCAGGAGACACATCGCATCCAACGGGCATTCTATAGGTTTGAGATATACCGCAATCTCTTCAGTGAACGCCCAAAACCATATTATGATACGCCCGGAGAAGAAAGCCCGCTCTTTTTCGCCAGCTTTTCCCCATGGGAGAACGAGCAGCTTGGCTGCGTCCATGACTTCCTTGTCCAAGCTGTCTCGCCAGGTC
This window contains:
- a CDS encoding major facilitator superfamily transporter (similar to Colletotrichum graminicola M1.001 XP_008097170.1) codes for the protein MDIISVNKGESNGDVHSREAAPQPEITDARLIKVTVSRFWLLSIGVYLGLFLSMMDASIVSTALHSISLEFNVLVSVNWVALAYTLAECSCGVIFARVSDVIGRKSAFLAANVMFFGFSMGCAFSRSLGQLVAFRALQGVGGAGLYSLSLVILPEVCPEHLTEIGAGLCGGIVVVAFTVGPILGGILTQYCSWRWIFWINGPICAVSTAMLLLFWPKAEDTISPSRRRWQSFDLFGSILVISSCVLIVFAFQNVGVSLRSIWADAVFVAPVAIGLVSMICLFSWTYLVEFGALSHHKIIAAFPVSLFKSRSYTSGVITTLLLGFPVLLTLFSVPLRAQIVSEKDPLTASLALLPMLGASAVGCVLAVLFNFRKAFPCESMTAGAILSVVGCALLTTVHSSDDDTKLLAYLAVLGLGTGLAVTVATLQTALVIPPRNHAPAQGIVSQARVLGGSFGIAMSSVLLHNEITRVISGSLTPELGSMLGEVEAKLPPELRVMIKQSCARTFRQGMLVAAIISGVAVLTAATGYSNFHPNPRQYRIEMVRADAFERQNGIQE